The Deinococcus ruber genome segment CGGCCACCTTCCATCCGATCTATGTCGTGCCGGAAAGCAAGGAACGCACCGTTTCGGGCCTGCGTGCGCTGGCGGCCAAGGCCAGCCGCGTGATTCTGGCGTCGGACGACGACCGGGAAGGCGAAAGCATCAGCTGGCACCTCGCGCAGCTGCTGGAACTGAAAAATCCCCAGCGGATGGTCTTCCACGAAATCACCAAGGAAGCCTTACAGGACGCCCTGAAAAACCTGCGGCCTCTCGATCTGAACCTGGTCGCCGCCCAGGAAGCCCGGCGCGTCATCGACCGGCTGGTGGGGTATCAGGTGAGTCCGCTGCTGTGGAACACCATCGGGAAGGGCCTGAGCGCCGGGCGCGTGCAGAGTGCTGCCCTGATGCTGCTCGCCCAGCGTGAAAGCAGCCGCATGCGCTTCAAACCTGCCGCGTACTGGCTGATTCGCGCAGAAGTCGGGAGCAAACCCAGCTTTCTCGCCACCGTCACCCAGCTGAAGACCAAAGAGCGCCCGGACGGACAGCCACTCGCCAAAGCCAGCGACTTTACCCAGGACGGCGTGCTGAAAGACGGCGCAGACGTGCTGATCATGACCGACGCACAGGCCAACACCCTGCACGCGTACCTCAACGGGAAAACCGCCACCGTGCTGCGCGTCGAACAGAGTGAAACCCGCTCCCGGCCGCAGCCGCCGTTTATTACCAGCACGCTCCAGCAGGCGGGCGGGCGGCTCAAGTTCAGCGCCAAGCAGGTGATGGATCTGGCGCAGAAACTCTACGAGGGCGGCTACATCACCTACATGCGCACCGACAGCCCCAGCCTGAGCGACGAGGCGCTGCAGGAAGCCAGGAAGGAAGCCGTACGGCTGTTCGGAGCAGCGGCCGTGCCGGCCCAGCCGCGCCAGTACGCCACGCGCAACCAGAATGCCCAGGAAGCCCACGAGGCCATCCGTCCGGCAGGCAAGGCGTGGCGCCCCCCCGACACCACCGATCTGAAAGGCGACGAACTCGCGCTGTACACCCTGGTGTATCAGCGCACCGTCGCCAGCCAGATGCACGACGCGGTGTACGACAAAACCGTGATCCTGCTCTCCTGCGGCGCGGCCACCCTGTCAGCGCAGGGCCGGGTCCTGAAATCGGCAGGTTACACCCAGCTGCTGGCAGACGAAGACGAAGAAAAGGACAATCAGCGCCTTCCTGCTCTCCAGGCAGGCCAGACCTACCCGCTGAAGATGCGCCCCCTGGAAGGCAAGAAAACCTCCGCACCCAGCCGCTACACCGAGGCCACACTGGTACAGGCGATGGAGAAAGCCGGCATCGGGCGGCCCAGCACGTATGCGTCCACACTCGCGACGTTGCAGAGCCGTGACTATGCCCGGCTGGAAGGCC includes the following:
- the topA gene encoding type I DNA topoisomerase; the encoded protein is MSTLVIVESPAKAKKIASYLGAGYTVQASLGHVRDLPSRKEDMPERYRHEPWANLGVNPATFHPIYVVPESKERTVSGLRALAAKASRVILASDDDREGESISWHLAQLLELKNPQRMVFHEITKEALQDALKNLRPLDLNLVAAQEARRVIDRLVGYQVSPLLWNTIGKGLSAGRVQSAALMLLAQRESSRMRFKPAAYWLIRAEVGSKPSFLATVTQLKTKERPDGQPLAKASDFTQDGVLKDGADVLIMTDAQANTLHAYLNGKTATVLRVEQSETRSRPQPPFITSTLQQAGGRLKFSAKQVMDLAQKLYEGGYITYMRTDSPSLSDEALQEARKEAVRLFGAAAVPAQPRQYATRNQNAQEAHEAIRPAGKAWRPPDTTDLKGDELALYTLVYQRTVASQMHDAVYDKTVILLSCGAATLSAQGRVLKSAGYTQLLADEDEEKDNQRLPALQAGQTYPLKMRPLEGKKTSAPSRYTEATLVQAMEKAGIGRPSTYASTLATLQSRDYARLEGRALAVTATGLLVAAYLARQLPQVMAQGFTAEMEAGLDAVASGALSRLEYLNRFWTQGLHSVIQQAQRDAPRLSLPHLEGTVLQAHRDGAQLLRQGQRTVFPAQVIPADLTAAIADQILAGTWTAGKPARRASKPNVQDDSQPPKRKPRAAATSKTPKTAAKAATRRKKQPDPV